Proteins from a single region of Candidatus Bathyarchaeota archaeon:
- a CDS encoding NADP-dependent malic enzyme, with the protein MAHTPKSKPTVDELLAKAKKPAQLSPPMHKFYEGKMQVIPKCAIRSIDDFAIWYTPGVAAACREIQANPEKSFELTNRWNYVAVVSDGTRVLGLGNIGPQAAMPVMEGKALIFKYLGGVDAFPICLNTKDPDEIVRVCKALEPSFGGINLEDIEKPKCFHVLEKAREQMQIPVWHDDQQGTATVILAGLINAFKLVGKKPKESLITLIGSGAANIRTAYVLMQWGVKPGNIILADSKGVIHRGREDITKADDPWKYDVTQKTNTEGRTGGIAEAFKGVDAVVAASKPGPNTIKKEWIKTMASNAIVFACANPIPEIWPWDAKDAGARIVATGRSDFPNQVNNSLGFPAIFRGVLDVKAKTVTDDMCIAAAQELANYAEERGISEEDLLPRMDEWEVFPREAVACALKSIEQGVARIKPSKQELYERACAIIQNARQSTELLMKHGLIKKPPSEDELLK; encoded by the coding sequence ATGGCTCACACTCCAAAAAGTAAACCCACTGTTGACGAGTTGCTTGCCAAAGCCAAAAAGCCAGCGCAACTGTCACCACCAATGCACAAATTCTACGAGGGAAAAATGCAAGTTATCCCCAAATGCGCTATCAGAAGCATAGATGACTTTGCAATATGGTACACACCAGGCGTTGCAGCCGCCTGCAGAGAAATCCAAGCAAACCCAGAAAAATCCTTCGAGCTAACCAACCGCTGGAACTACGTTGCAGTGGTTTCTGACGGCACCCGTGTTTTAGGATTAGGCAACATTGGCCCCCAAGCGGCAATGCCCGTTATGGAAGGCAAAGCGCTTATCTTCAAGTACTTGGGAGGAGTGGATGCGTTTCCAATCTGCTTAAACACTAAAGACCCAGATGAAATCGTTAGGGTTTGTAAGGCATTGGAACCATCATTCGGCGGCATTAACCTTGAGGACATAGAAAAACCCAAATGTTTTCACGTTCTCGAAAAAGCACGTGAACAGATGCAAATTCCAGTTTGGCATGATGACCAACAGGGAACAGCCACAGTTATCTTGGCAGGCTTGATTAATGCATTCAAATTGGTCGGTAAAAAACCCAAAGAAAGTCTAATCACACTGATTGGTTCAGGCGCAGCCAACATCAGAACTGCTTACGTGCTTATGCAGTGGGGTGTAAAGCCAGGCAACATTATCCTAGCCGACAGCAAAGGAGTTATCCACAGGGGAAGAGAAGACATCACCAAAGCAGATGACCCATGGAAATATGATGTTACCCAGAAGACCAACACTGAGGGAAGAACAGGAGGTATCGCCGAAGCGTTCAAAGGTGTGGACGCTGTTGTTGCAGCTTCAAAGCCTGGTCCAAACACGATAAAAAAGGAATGGATAAAAACCATGGCTTCAAATGCAATCGTTTTTGCTTGTGCTAACCCGATTCCAGAAATTTGGCCGTGGGACGCTAAAGATGCTGGAGCACGGATTGTCGCAACAGGACGTAGCGATTTTCCAAACCAAGTTAACAATAGTCTTGGTTTTCCTGCAATTTTCCGCGGCGTGTTGGATGTCAAGGCAAAGACTGTTACAGATGACATGTGCATTGCAGCAGCGCAAGAGCTGGCTAATTATGCCGAGGAGCGAGGAATTAGCGAAGAAGACCTTTTGCCTAGAATGGATGAGTGGGAAGTTTTCCCAAGAGAAGCTGTTGCATGCGCATTAAAATCCATCGAGCAAGGCGTAGCCAGAATTAAACCCAGCAAACAGGAACTGTACGAGCGTGCTTGCGCTATTATACAAAACGCTAGACAATCGACTGAGTTATTAATGAAACATGGCTTGATAAAAAAGCCTCCTAGCGAAGACGAACTCCTAAAGTAA
- a CDS encoding PQQ-binding-like beta-propeller repeat protein has product MQLTKFLAIATVVILAFSMMAAILPTFAHDPPWQVPTYSFIVVSPNPIGIGQRVNVNFWVNIPPPTASAQYGDRWTNITVEVTHPDGTVENLGKFTSDATGGTYTTYTPTKLGNYTFQMKFLGETILGLNTPSGLPSTDPSVGDYFKPSESNKYVLTVQEEQIPFEPMAPLPTEYWTRPIYGENNAWYIIGGNWLGLGQSTFASTGMYSPDGGNYAPYTTAPNSAHILWTKPEAFGGIIGGEYGGSETGNYYSTSQYEPKFAPIIIQGILYYTRYPGSSTHPEGWTAVDLRTGEEIWTKEASEINNEVLRCGQILNYITPNQYGALAYLWSIPVSAAGFMAAGSYMAMYDAMTGNWILNITGTPSMTIVNDEHGSLIGYYVNSTTNFVTGEVQASLSMWNSTVCINKNVANYAGGEPVADQWMWRPPKGGQLNFQDGVQWSKPLPATDTDGNSLTVLTTFFGMQFPSYLLSVSAVSVKDDVVYLQGTASAQFAYQPGWQEEAGFKASTGELLWGPFNVTEVPFSIVYTGGNWAGNGARIELTESTLSVTGYSLKTGQKIWGPTSLPNASPYSSLGANCVVADGVAYIWCYGGDVYAFNITTGALRWEYHTPSGGYESPYGVEPLWTFSVGTVADGKLFVPEGHMYSPPLFHNANQLAINITNGKLVWSIEAFDVTSAPAVADGIMTTLNAYDNQIYAWGKGPTKMSVTAPSVGVTTNTPIVIRGTIYDISAGSKQQAVAANFPNGLPAVSEESMSSFMEAVYMQQPMPNNITGVPIIISVLDSNNNFRDIGTTTSDGSGMFTLTWTPDIPGDYRVVASFAGSESYYGTYAETSFYAGEPAPTQSPQQQSTLPPLDMYIIGGVIAVIIAIAIATVLILRKRP; this is encoded by the coding sequence ATGCAATTGACGAAATTTTTGGCTATTGCCACGGTTGTAATTTTAGCATTTTCAATGATGGCGGCTATTTTACCTACTTTTGCGCATGATCCGCCATGGCAGGTTCCAACTTATTCGTTCATTGTCGTTTCACCTAATCCAATCGGTATTGGTCAACGCGTCAACGTGAACTTCTGGGTTAACATACCGCCACCAACTGCAAGTGCACAGTATGGTGACAGGTGGACAAACATTACAGTAGAGGTCACTCATCCTGATGGAACAGTTGAAAATCTTGGAAAGTTTACATCTGACGCAACTGGCGGCACATATACAACATACACGCCAACTAAGCTTGGCAATTATACTTTTCAAATGAAGTTTCTCGGAGAAACCATATTGGGTCTAAATACTCCTAGCGGTTTACCATCCACAGACCCAAGCGTTGGCGACTATTTCAAACCTAGTGAAAGCAACAAATACGTTTTGACAGTACAAGAAGAGCAAATACCCTTCGAACCCATGGCTCCATTACCAACAGAGTACTGGACACGCCCAATTTATGGCGAGAACAATGCCTGGTACATAATTGGTGGAAACTGGTTAGGTCTTGGTCAATCAACTTTTGCATCCACCGGAATGTATAGTCCTGATGGCGGAAACTACGCACCATACACTACTGCACCAAACAGCGCCCACATTCTTTGGACTAAGCCTGAAGCGTTCGGCGGCATCATCGGCGGAGAATATGGTGGCAGTGAAACAGGCAATTACTATTCAACATCTCAGTATGAACCAAAGTTCGCGCCAATCATAATCCAAGGCATACTCTACTACACCAGATATCCAGGCAGTTCAACACACCCAGAAGGGTGGACTGCTGTTGATTTACGCACAGGAGAAGAAATTTGGACAAAGGAAGCCTCAGAAATCAACAATGAAGTTCTCAGATGCGGCCAAATACTCAACTACATTACGCCTAACCAATATGGGGCGCTCGCATACCTATGGTCCATACCAGTGTCTGCAGCTGGTTTTATGGCTGCCGGTTCGTACATGGCTATGTATGATGCAATGACTGGTAATTGGATTCTCAATATCACTGGCACGCCTTCTATGACAATTGTGAATGATGAACATGGCTCGTTGATAGGTTACTACGTTAACAGTACAACAAACTTTGTGACTGGCGAAGTTCAAGCTTCTCTGAGCATGTGGAACTCAACAGTATGCATCAACAAGAACGTAGCTAATTACGCTGGTGGAGAACCAGTTGCCGATCAATGGATGTGGAGACCGCCAAAAGGTGGTCAACTTAACTTTCAAGACGGGGTGCAATGGTCAAAACCCCTGCCCGCTACAGACACAGACGGCAATTCACTTACTGTCCTGACGACCTTTTTTGGCATGCAATTTCCGTCTTACCTGCTTAGTGTTTCAGCAGTAAGCGTTAAAGATGACGTGGTATACTTGCAAGGAACAGCCAGCGCGCAATTCGCTTATCAACCAGGCTGGCAAGAAGAAGCAGGATTCAAAGCGTCAACAGGCGAATTACTGTGGGGGCCATTCAATGTTACTGAAGTGCCATTTTCCATTGTCTACACTGGTGGAAACTGGGCAGGCAACGGCGCTCGTATTGAACTTACTGAATCAACACTGTCAGTGACAGGGTACAGTCTCAAAACAGGACAAAAGATTTGGGGTCCAACCTCATTGCCGAATGCTAGTCCATATTCTTCATTGGGAGCAAACTGCGTTGTCGCTGATGGTGTCGCTTACATTTGGTGTTACGGTGGAGACGTTTACGCTTTTAATATCACAACAGGAGCGCTTCGCTGGGAGTATCATACGCCGAGCGGTGGTTACGAGTCACCTTACGGTGTAGAACCATTATGGACTTTCTCGGTGGGAACCGTTGCTGACGGCAAACTGTTCGTTCCAGAAGGGCACATGTACAGTCCACCTCTATTCCACAATGCGAATCAGCTAGCAATTAACATAACGAATGGCAAACTTGTGTGGAGCATAGAAGCATTTGACGTAACTAGTGCACCTGCCGTCGCTGATGGAATCATGACAACTTTGAATGCTTATGACAACCAGATATACGCATGGGGTAAAGGACCCACCAAAATGAGCGTTACCGCACCCAGCGTTGGAGTAACAACCAACACGCCCATAGTGATTCGCGGTACAATCTACGACATATCTGCTGGCTCAAAGCAACAAGCAGTGGCTGCAAACTTCCCGAATGGTTTGCCTGCTGTTTCTGAAGAAAGCATGAGTTCATTTATGGAAGCCGTTTATATGCAGCAGCCAATGCCCAATAACATAACTGGAGTTCCAATTATTATCAGTGTTCTTGATTCTAACAATAACTTTAGAGACATCGGAACTACAACAAGCGACGGCAGTGGAATGTTCACCCTGACTTGGACGCCTGACATCCCTGGCGATTACAGAGTGGTCGCTTCCTTTGCTGGTTCTGAATCATACTATGGAACATACGCTGAAACATCGTTCTATGCTGGTGAACCTGCACCAACGCAATCACCACAGCAACAAAGCACTCTACCGCCACTTGATATGTACATCATCGGTGGCGTAATCGCCGTAATAATTGCAATAGCTATAGCCACAGTGTTAATCTTGAGAAAACGACCGTAA
- the rimI gene encoding ribosomal protein S18-alanine N-acetyltransferase, which produces MELKIETATITHIDKLYRIEEACFDQEAFTKRQIAYLLTDYNSIALLAKANNVIAGFIITQIDIDEYSQFGHIITINVPPNYRRRHVATALIRETERILKEKGIKECRLEVREDNHAAQKLYQTLGYQITGKLDNYYGKKHGLHLKKSL; this is translated from the coding sequence AACAGCAACTATCACACATATAGACAAACTTTATCGAATCGAAGAAGCCTGTTTTGACCAAGAAGCTTTCACTAAACGGCAAATAGCATACCTTCTAACAGATTACAACAGCATTGCACTCTTAGCCAAAGCAAACAACGTCATTGCTGGGTTCATAATCACACAAATCGATATAGATGAATATAGCCAATTCGGGCACATAATAACCATAAACGTACCTCCAAACTATCGACGCCGACACGTTGCCACTGCGCTGATCCGCGAAACAGAGAGAATACTCAAAGAAAAAGGCATAAAAGAATGCCGCCTCGAAGTTCGAGAAGATAATCACGCAGCTCAAAAGCTATACCAAACTCTTGGATACCAAATCACAGGCAAACTAGACAATTACTATGGGAAAAAACATGGTTTACACCTCAAAAAAAGCCTCTAA